TTTTTGTGGGTTTAGTAAGTAATCAGACGGTCATAATATAAAATATTTTTTACAAAAAATACAGTCAAAAGAAGAAAATTTTGAGTAACTAGTCAGTTGAACCACGCCTCAAGCAAGATAGTTTTGAAAAATTTGGTATCTCAATTAGTCTAGTTAGACGTTTTTTATGATGTAATCCTTATTAACAGTAATAACCAGACAACCTGTGAGGCTGTTATATGCCTGAAGTTAATTCTCAACAGCCCATAAATACTGCCGCTACTCTTGTAGAGAGTTATGCAGCAGGAAAACGGGACTTTAGTAAAGCAGAACTGGGTAATGCCGATTTGCAAGGCATTAACTTGAAAGGATCTGATCTCAGTTATGCTGACTTGAGTGAAGCTAACTTAAGTGGCGCTAATCTCAGGGGAAGCGACCTGAGTTTCGCCGATCTCCATCAAGCTAATCTAAGAGATGCCGATCTTAGGGGAGCATTGTTGATGTCAGCGAATCTCCGCCAAGCCGATCTCAAAGGAGCAAAGCTAGAAAAAGCAGACTACGATCGCAGCACCCATTTTCCTCAAGATTTCGACCCAGTGAAAGCTGGTATGCGAATAAAATTTGAAGATTAATTTAACAATATAACCAGTTCAAAAGAGAGGAATATTGCTCTCCTTCCTTCTTCAACGAGGCTACTTGCCTCAAGATAGAAGATATTTTTGCCAAAAGAGTTGTATTTTGGTGAAAAAGCCTATCTATGAGGTTGACAATGGAGGCAAAACGTGAAACCATCAGTCGACGCGCACCATTAATTACTGCTGGAATTTTTCTTGGTGTGGGTCTTGGAGGGTTTATTGATGGAATTTTACTGCATCAGATCCTCCAGTGGCATCACATGCTTAGTAACATTCGACCTCTGACAAACAGAGCGAATATAGATTTGAACATGGTATGGGATGGGTTCTTTCATACCTTAGATTGGGTATTCACCGCGACTGGACTTGTGTTACTATGGCGTGCTGGACGGCGCGATGATGTTCCTTGGTCATCACAGACCTTTATTGGATCAATACTGATTGGTAGTGGTTTGTTCGACTTGGTTGAAGGTTTAATTGACCACCAAATTCTCGGTGTTCATCATGTGAAACCAGGCCCAAATGAGTTAGCTTGGGATCTAGGATTTCTTGCATTCGGTGCGCTACTTGTTGTTATCGGCTGGATAATGATAAAAAAGGAGTCAAGAGTAATTAGTCCTTAGTCATGGGGCATTGGGCATGAAGAAGAGACAAGGGAGACAAGAGAGAGACTTGTTCAATAATTCCCCTTTGTCCCCCTTGTCCCCACTCTCCACTCCCCACTCCCCCCTCCCCCCTCCCCCCTATGCCTACAGATACTTTTGAAAAAACTAGCTGGAGTTGGCAGCTTTCCCAATTTCAACAACAAGCGGGAGAATGGTGGGAATACCAGTTTTACCGCTTTGAGAAAACTTTACCAGAATTGCCTAATGGATGGTCTATTAGCCCTTGGTTAGGTGAGTTGCTGAAATTTCTGTTTTGGCTGGTAATTGGCTTATTTGTAGTTTGGGTGGGTTGGCAATTATGGCGGGAATTCAGCCCTTATGTATATTCTTGGCTGAATAGAAGTGGCAACCTGACTGATTTTCGTGCAAAAACTCGCTCTAGTGAGGCATCCATAGCACTTTTGTTGGAGCGATCGCAACAATTTTACCGTCAGGGTAACTACCGTGAAGCTTGCCGTTGTCTTTATTTAGCGATGTTGCAGCAGTTGCATCAAAAAGCGATCGCACCCCACAAACTCAGTCGTACAGATGGAGAATATCTGCAATTGCTGCGATCGGCTGTGACTCCCATACAGCCTTACGAAACTTTAATTACCACTCACGAACAATTATGTTTTGGTAATGCCGAGATTTTGCCAGACAATTATGAACAGTGTCGGCAAGCTTATCGGGAAATTTCCCCAGAATGAAGAGAACGTGGGGTTAAGGATACTAGAATCATAGATAGCTAAAAAAACAATAATTTTAAGGAAAATTAATAAAAAAGTAAGGAAAAGCGAGAGACAGGCACAAAGACTTATCCTCGCTTTTTGACTACCTAAGCTGTGAGAGTTGCGTAGCCGCCCTACGGCTTGTCGTTAGACATCGCCTTGTCTACAGCTTCTAAGGCAGTGTTGACTTCCGCCTCTGTGACAATTAGCGGTGGCACAAATCGGACTACTTTTGGCCCGGCTGGTACCAGTAATACACCCTCGTTAATGGCAGCATTGACAATATCTGCTGCGGTTAATTGGATATCGGCTCGCAACTCCAAACCGTTGATTAAACCCCAACCCCGAACTTCGCCAATCTGTTGAGGATATTTCGCTGCGATCGCTCTCAACCCAGATCGCAACTGTTCACCCCTGTCTTGCACATTCTGTAAAATATTTTCCCGTTCCAATGTCTGGCAAACACTGAGTGCTACACCACACACAAAAGGATTACCGCCAAAAGTGCTGGCGTGTTCCCCTGGTTGAAAAACATCGCAGAATTTCTTACTCATCATTGCACCGATGGGGATACCACCACCTAAGCCTTTGGCACTGGTGAAGATATCCGGCTCAACGCCAAGATGTTCGTAAGCCCATAATTTGCCACTGCGCCCCATACCAACTTGCACTTCATCAAAAATCAATAAAATGCCAGTTTCATCGCAAATCTGCCGCAGCTTTTTGAAATAGGCAACATCTCCCGGACGCACACCGCCTTCTCCCTGCAATGGCTCAATCAGAATTGCTGCTACCCGGTAATCACCTTCATCCAACTCGCTAATCGCTACTTCCACAGCGTTAATATCGTTGTAATTTACGTAGTGGAACCCCGGAACTAAAGGATCGAAGTACTTTTGATACTTCGGTTGTGCTGTGGCGGTAATTGTCGCCAAAGTCCGTCCGTGGAAACTGGCATTGGCGGTTAAAATAATGGGTTTTTCAATGTCTAATACTGTGTGGGCATATTTCCGCGCCAGTTTAATTGCAGCTTCGTTAGCTTCAGCTCCAGAGTTGCAGAAAAATACGCGATCGGCACAAGAATGTTCAACAAGCCACTTTGCCAATTCACCTTGCTCAGGAATGTAGTACAAATTAGAGACATGGTGCAGCTTCTGGATTTGGCGTGTTACCGCTTCTACCATAACTGGATGGGCGTGCCCCAAAGTACAAGTGGCAATTCCCGCTACAAAGTCCAGATATTCTCGTCCCTGTGTATCCCAAACCCGGCATCCAGCACCCCGTTCTAGGGCTAAAGGAAACCGACCATAGGTAGACATGACAGCTTCATTAAAGCTATCTGCATCAAAGGGACTAGATGCTACAGACCCTGAATCTGGGGGGATGGTGGCTTGTTCAACGAGAGTTTGTAGGCTCACTACCGCTCCTCCTGAAAGTTTTTCATTATATAGTTATTTACTAGTTTCCTAGAAATCCCTAAAAAATACTTTTTATTTAGCACAATTCGCACTTCTTCTTAGACTAACGTTTATATAACCTTGGCGGTGGTGAAAAAACTTTGGGCTTTAATACTTGAGCAAGAGTCTGAGCGACAGCCAATTTGAGTAAATGCAGCCCAACTAGGCATCGCAAGCCTTGGGTAGAATCTAGAGATTTTTCTCGCTGATGTTCAAGCCTGACTCGTCAAAACCGCAGGTTGACATTTGACGAGTCAGGCTTGGACATATTATGAAATCTCGGCTGAGAATTATTTCTCTGTGATTTTTAGTTCATCAATATTCCAAAAAGTTGACCCCAAAGCAGAAAACTTGATGGGATTGACACGTTCGCGCACCGCTTGAAACGAAATTGGATTCACAAGGCAGAATATCGGCAACTGTTCAGCAACGATTTGCTGGAATCTGCCATAAATCGCCTTGCGCTTGCTCTGGTCTAGTTCTTTAAATCCTGCCCCGAAAAGACTGTCAATTTCTCTCTCCCATTCAGAAACGACCCATCCTTGGAGCGGGGGTTTTCCTGGTAGCGCACCTTGGTTAAATTGATGAAATGAGCCTTGACTAGTCCAAAATAAAGATAGAAGATTAGGTTCAACATCTGCACCGGGCACACCGAACGCACCGACATAACAATCCCAATCTCGACGAGAGAGTAGCTTTTGCAATATTACGTTAAAACTGACTACCTGCATATCTGCTTTGATACCAATTTGACTGAGGTCTTGTTGGATTTGAACTGCGGCATCGATTCTTGATTGATCTTCCGATTTCACCAAGAGATTGAATTGCACCCGATTTCCATCTTGGTCTAACAGTTCTTTTTGGGAGTTGTACCTAAAACCGGTCTCTAACAACATCTGCCTAGCTCTCTGGGGATTGTAATCATAAACTCTTAACCCTGCTGCTGGAGACAAGTAATAAGGACTTTGAACCGCAATTGGCGAATGTTGTATTTCACCTAAACCGCGATAGATATTAGTTTTAATTCGGTTGCGGTCAATGGCATAAGCAACTGCTTGCCTAAAAGCTAAGTTATTAAACCACCGAGATTTGATTGGGTCGATAAAAGGCTTACTCTTGGCATTACTAGCTTGATTAAGGTTGAAACCCACAAAGCTAAAACCCGCAGTTGGTCCACCATTGTAAATAATGTATTTTCCTCGCTTTTCATGTTTCTTGAGTAACCCAAATACTGCTGATGTCACATTCAACGTATCTAGTTCACCTGAACGAAATCTTACTAACTGATTTTCTGTAGAAGCAATAATTTGCCAGACAATACGTTCAATATAAGGCTGAGGATTTCCTTGAATATCTTTGCGCCAGTAGTAGGAGTTGCGTCGTAAAATTACCCGTTCAGCAGGAGTATAGCTTTCTATTTTGTAAGGACCATTGCAGACAATTTTTTGTGGATCGGTATTGGTTCCCCACATTGAAAGAAACTGAGGATTACCATTGCTATCATTGGATAATACAGAAGCACGCAAGGCATGAGCAGGCAAAATCGCTAATCTTTCGGCATATCTCAAAAAAGGGGCAAAAGGTTCCACAAAAGTAAACTCAACTCGCAGATTATCTAGTTTCTGCACTGACGGAAAAGTTTCTTTGTTGCCAATGCGTAAAAAGTCTCTATATAAAGTAGGAATTTTTTTATTAAGATAAATATCTCGATAGGTAAAGACTACATCCTCTGCCGTGAGAGGTTCACCATCTGACCATTTCAACCCTGTTTTTAAAGTAAAAATAATTCGCTTTTGATCGGCAGATATTGACCAAGATTCCGCTAGTCCTGGCTCCAAATTGTTAGTCATAACATTCTCATCGACCAATCCTTTGTAGATTAATGAAAAAATACTGTATGGAGAGTCATTAATGGCATAGTTAAAAGTAGTCGGATCGCTTAACGAAACTAGAACTAATTGAGCTACTTGAGATGCTTTGCTTTTCATCTGTGTCGGGTGACAGCTTGTAAGCAAGAAACAACAAGATAAGAGCAAACCAATTACCAAATTCAAAGGTCGAACAATAGCAGCAATCATCTCTATTTATCTACCTTGCAGCTACTCTTTACACAGTACAGTATGTGATTGAACAGTACTACAACAATGCCAGCAGACGAAGCGTCTCCTAGGGAAGCTCACCGTTGGCGTAGCCTCTCATAGAGAAGGTATCGCCTACCGTGGGCGCTACGCACCATTTTTTTGGTAATTCACTTGGGCTTGTATCATCAGAATGGAAGAAGCAATACCAACACTTTCTCCCAAATAGGCTTCTAGGGATTAGAGCTTCATGTAAAGTTAAAGATGAATATTTTTAAGTATTAGGAGTATTGAGTTTGGATAACTTGTAGTTTAAATGTACTAAAAAAGACTAATGCTATAAAGTTAGTAGAAAACGAGAAAAAGTAGGCTAAAAGTACTATTGTTACGTCATTTTCAACACTTGAGCAAAAATATCAACGTATCCAAAAGGAGTTAATGGCTGGGGCGATCGCTCTTGGCGGTGTTTTCCTCATTGGCACTTTGTGGTACTCGTTAGTGGAGGGCTGGTCATGGGAAGATGCAGCGTACATGACAGTCATTACTTTAGCTACTGTGGGATACGGGGAGACGCACCCACTGGGTAGCCGAGGAAGATTGTTTACAATTGCCCTGATTTTGTTGGGTGTAGTCAATATCGGTTACATTGTCAACAGATTTACAGAAGCGATCATTCAAGGCTACTTTCAACAAGGAATTCGGCTACAACAACAGAGGCGGTTAATGGAATCTCTAACAGAACATTACATCATCTGTGGATTTAGTCGGACTGGTCGTCAAATTGCCAAGGAATTTCGAGCAGAAGGCGTACCTTTTGTAGTGATTGATTCAGATATGGAATCTGTGCAAAGGGCGCAGACAGAAGGTTATACAGCATTCCAAGGTGACGCTACCCTAGATGACACACTTTTGAAAGTTGGTATTGAAAGGGCAATATGTATTGTTGCAGCCCTTCCCTCCGATGCCGAAAATTTATACATAGTTTTATCAGCAAAAACACTGAATTCGGGAATTCGGGTGATTGCCCGCGCAAGTACAGAAGAAGCTTTGCAGAAGTTACGACGCGGTGGTGCAGATGAGGTGATATCCCCCTATATTACCGGTGGGAAGCGCATGGCTGCTGCGGCTCTTAGACCTCAAGTATTGGACTTTGTAGACGGGATTTTGACAGGTGCAGACCGCCAATTGTACATGGAAGAATTTTTACTTGACCCGGCTTTTTGTCCCTTCGTGGGTCAGAGTTTGCAAAAGGCGAGATTGCGATCGCAATCCGGGGCATTAGTTCTGGCAATTCGCCGCGCTGATGGGGCTCTCATTGGTGGCCCCACTGGCGATACAGTCTTAATGTCAGGCGATCGCCTAATTGGTATGGGTACAGCAGAACAGTTGCGTAGCCTTAATCAAATTCTCGGCCCCATAAATTCCAAGAAACTGCGGCGACCGAAAAATAGCTGATTTTATTACTTTTTTATACTAACTTAAAGTAAATATTCTATAGTATAATTGCGTATTTAAAAAGTATAATATAATGCAATAAAACGAGATTTAGCGATCGCCACAATATTTACTTTTACTTTGGGCTTTTACGCCACACAGACTATTGCTGCTCCTTTGGCAACTCCCACAAGTTTTACAAATTGGTGTAAGCAGAAATCAAATTTACCTCCACAGACAAAACATACTGTTGAGGTTCTTTTAGAAAAAGCCCAAACTCAAAATTGCAAGCAGGCTAACCAAAAGCTGACTAATTTAACTTCTCTCTCCCTGAACTCAAATAAAATCAGTGATATCAAGCCTTTGTCTGCTCTGACTAAATTGACTTCTATCGACCTTGGCATAAATGAAATCAGCGATATCAAGCCTTTGTCTGTTCTGACTAAATTGACTTCTATCGACCTCGACATAAATGAAATCAGCGATATCAAGCCTTTGTCCGCTCTGACTAATTTGACTGCTCTCTCACTCCGAGAGAATCAAATCAGCGATATCAAGCCTTTATCCGCTCTGACTAATTTAACTTCTCTCTCTCTCCGCTCAAATCAAGTCAGTAATATTAAGCCTTTGTCCACTCTGACTAATTTGACTTATCTCTACCTAAACTCAAATGAAATCAGCGATATCAAGCCTTTGTCTAATCTGACTAATTTGACCATTCTCTCTCTTGAATCAAATGAAATCAGCAATGTCAAGCCTTTGTCTGCTTTGACTAATTTGACTGAACTCTCCCTTAACTCAAATAAAATCAGCAATATCAAGCCTTTATCATCTCTGAAAAATTTAACTTTTATTAATATTAAAAATAACGCGATCGCACCCAAAATATGTCCTGTAAAACCAGAATCTATTTGCCAATTTGATGAGCTTTAAAGTAGCGATCGCGCGCGAACCTTGAGTTATTTGTCAAGCAATCTAAAGTTTGATGGCAACGATGCGAATTCTCCGATAGTCTGCTGTCCAATTGCCTTGTTGATACAGTGTCGGCAAAAGATGCTCTTCCACGGTGCGAATTATTTGTATTTTTTGGTCAGCAGACAGTCCTGCTAGAAAAACATCAGCAAACATTTCAAGCCAGTTCGCCATCCCTGCTTCGCCTTCTGTTAGGGGAGTAGGACGAGCAAACAAGGTGGCATAAGTAACATCAAAGCCTTGTTGTTCTAATAGGGTAGCGTACTCACCAATACTAGGAAAATACCAAGGATTCAGTGCTTGCGGGGAGATAGCGATCGCCTCTAAAGCACTGTACAAAGCTGTGACGATCGCTTGAATATTTCCCTTACCACCAAATTCTGCGACAAAACGCCCCCCAGGTTTTAACGCTTGATGTATGGAAGCGATCGCCGCATCTGCTTCTTTAATCCAATGTAAAACAGCGTTGGAAAATACAGCATCCAATGGTTTCAATACTTGAAAATCTCTGGCATCAGCAACATCAAAGCGTAGATGGGGATAGTTTTGTCTTGCTGTCTCAATCATCGAGGATGCGCGATCGATTCCAGTGACTTCAGCCCCGGCTTGAGCAATTTTTTCTGTTAGTTGCCCAGTCCCACAGCCAAGATCCAAAATGGATTCTCCCAACTTGGGATTGAGTACTTTCAGCAAGTTCTCGCCATATTGCCAGACAAAGGCGTGTTTATCCTCATACAGGTCTGTGTTCCAATTATTGTCGAGTAATGGAAGATTATTCATAAACTATGAAATTACATTGCAGAGTATTGTTTTGCTAGTCGTCAACCAAGTTCGGTAGGTTGGTGACTGCATAATCATCACAATAAAAAATATTATTAATTATGTCCAATATATATTTTGACCTTAACTAATATTTAAAAGATATAAGTTCAGGTAACAGATGGAACTACGACACCTGCGCTACTTTGTCACCTTGGCAGAAGAACTGCACTTTGGACGGGCAGCAGAAAGATTGCACATTGCCCAACCTCCCTTAAGTCAACAAATTCGCCAGCTAGAGAAGGAATTGGGCTTTGAACTGTTTCATCGCACAAAACGAAGCGTGAATTTAACAGAAGCGGGGGTGGTTTTTCTGGATGAAGTCCAACAAATTCTCAGGCAATTGCAGCAGGCAATCCAAGTCGGGCAACAAACTAGTCGCGGTGAACTCGGAGAATTAGCGATCGGCTTTGTCAGTTCTGCCGCGTATAATATATTGCCAACCATTTTGCGAACCTTTCGGAATTGTGTCCCTGGTGTGAGTCTAGAGTTGCATGAACTGACTACAGATCAACAGTTAGAGTGGTTACGCACAGGTCGGATAGATGTAGGGTTTGTCCGTCCACCTGTGGAAGAAAATACATTTAGCTGGGAAATAATTTTTCAAGAGTCACTGATAGTAGCATTACCTGAAGCACATTTGCTAGCAAATCAATCTTATGTTTGTTTGCGATCGCTTGCTAATGAACCCTTTATTTTATTTCCGAGAATATTAGCGCCTGGACTTTACGACTTAATTATTAGTCTCTGTCAGCAAGCAGGCTTTAGTCCCTCTGTAAGTCAACAAGCCATTCAGATGCAAACAATTATTAGCCTAGTGGCAGCCGAAATAGGTGTTGCAATTGTGCCGGCAT
The Nostoc punctiforme PCC 73102 genome window above contains:
- a CDS encoding leucine-rich repeat domain-containing protein — protein: MGFYATQTIAAPLATPTSFTNWCKQKSNLPPQTKHTVEVLLEKAQTQNCKQANQKLTNLTSLSLNSNKISDIKPLSALTKLTSIDLGINEISDIKPLSVLTKLTSIDLDINEISDIKPLSALTNLTALSLRENQISDIKPLSALTNLTSLSLRSNQVSNIKPLSTLTNLTYLYLNSNEISDIKPLSNLTNLTILSLESNEISNVKPLSALTNLTELSLNSNKISNIKPLSSLKNLTFINIKNNAIAPKICPVKPESICQFDEL
- a CDS encoding class I SAM-dependent methyltransferase, whose amino-acid sequence is MNNLPLLDNNWNTDLYEDKHAFVWQYGENLLKVLNPKLGESILDLGCGTGQLTEKIAQAGAEVTGIDRASSMIETARQNYPHLRFDVADARDFQVLKPLDAVFSNAVLHWIKEADAAIASIHQALKPGGRFVAEFGGKGNIQAIVTALYSALEAIAISPQALNPWYFPSIGEYATLLEQQGFDVTYATLFARPTPLTEGEAGMANWLEMFADVFLAGLSADQKIQIIRTVEEHLLPTLYQQGNWTADYRRIRIVAIKL
- a CDS encoding aspartate aminotransferase family protein, whose protein sequence is MSLQTLVEQATIPPDSGSVASSPFDADSFNEAVMSTYGRFPLALERGAGCRVWDTQGREYLDFVAGIATCTLGHAHPVMVEAVTRQIQKLHHVSNLYYIPEQGELAKWLVEHSCADRVFFCNSGAEANEAAIKLARKYAHTVLDIEKPIILTANASFHGRTLATITATAQPKYQKYFDPLVPGFHYVNYNDINAVEVAISELDEGDYRVAAILIEPLQGEGGVRPGDVAYFKKLRQICDETGILLIFDEVQVGMGRSGKLWAYEHLGVEPDIFTSAKGLGGGIPIGAMMSKKFCDVFQPGEHASTFGGNPFVCGVALSVCQTLERENILQNVQDRGEQLRSGLRAIAAKYPQQIGEVRGWGLINGLELRADIQLTAADIVNAAINEGVLLVPAGPKVVRFVPPLIVTEAEVNTALEAVDKAMSNDKP
- a CDS encoding DUF2243 domain-containing protein, whose product is MEAKRETISRRAPLITAGIFLGVGLGGFIDGILLHQILQWHHMLSNIRPLTNRANIDLNMVWDGFFHTLDWVFTATGLVLLWRAGRRDDVPWSSQTFIGSILIGSGLFDLVEGLIDHQILGVHHVKPGPNELAWDLGFLAFGALLVVIGWIMIKKESRVISP
- a CDS encoding LysR family transcriptional regulator; translation: MELRHLRYFVTLAEELHFGRAAERLHIAQPPLSQQIRQLEKELGFELFHRTKRSVNLTEAGVVFLDEVQQILRQLQQAIQVGQQTSRGELGELAIGFVSSAAYNILPTILRTFRNCVPGVSLELHELTTDQQLEWLRTGRIDVGFVRPPVEENTFSWEIIFQESLIVALPEAHLLANQSYVCLRSLANEPFILFPRILAPGLYDLIISLCQQAGFSPSVSQQAIQMQTIISLVAAEIGVAIVPASLQNLQRTGVVYKNIEPVSPKVAIAMIWRSSETSPTIQRFLEIVKHIT
- a CDS encoding DUF4129 domain-containing protein produces the protein MPTDTFEKTSWSWQLSQFQQQAGEWWEYQFYRFEKTLPELPNGWSISPWLGELLKFLFWLVIGLFVVWVGWQLWREFSPYVYSWLNRSGNLTDFRAKTRSSEASIALLLERSQQFYRQGNYREACRCLYLAMLQQLHQKAIAPHKLSRTDGEYLQLLRSAVTPIQPYETLITTHEQLCFGNAEILPDNYEQCRQAYREISPE
- a CDS encoding pentapeptide repeat-containing protein translates to MPEVNSQQPINTAATLVESYAAGKRDFSKAELGNADLQGINLKGSDLSYADLSEANLSGANLRGSDLSFADLHQANLRDADLRGALLMSANLRQADLKGAKLEKADYDRSTHFPQDFDPVKAGMRIKFED
- a CDS encoding potassium channel family protein — encoded protein: MAGAIALGGVFLIGTLWYSLVEGWSWEDAAYMTVITLATVGYGETHPLGSRGRLFTIALILLGVVNIGYIVNRFTEAIIQGYFQQGIRLQQQRRLMESLTEHYIICGFSRTGRQIAKEFRAEGVPFVVIDSDMESVQRAQTEGYTAFQGDATLDDTLLKVGIERAICIVAALPSDAENLYIVLSAKTLNSGIRVIARASTEEALQKLRRGGADEVISPYITGGKRMAAAALRPQVLDFVDGILTGADRQLYMEEFLLDPAFCPFVGQSLQKARLRSQSGALVLAIRRADGALIGGPTGDTVLMSGDRLIGMGTAEQLRSLNQILGPINSKKLRRPKNS
- a CDS encoding ABC transporter substrate-binding protein encodes the protein MIAAIVRPLNLVIGLLLSCCFLLTSCHPTQMKSKASQVAQLVLVSLSDPTTFNYAINDSPYSIFSLIYKGLVDENVMTNNLEPGLAESWSISADQKRIIFTLKTGLKWSDGEPLTAEDVVFTYRDIYLNKKIPTLYRDFLRIGNKETFPSVQKLDNLRVEFTFVEPFAPFLRYAERLAILPAHALRASVLSNDSNGNPQFLSMWGTNTDPQKIVCNGPYKIESYTPAERVILRRNSYYWRKDIQGNPQPYIERIVWQIIASTENQLVRFRSGELDTLNVTSAVFGLLKKHEKRGKYIIYNGGPTAGFSFVGFNLNQASNAKSKPFIDPIKSRWFNNLAFRQAVAYAIDRNRIKTNIYRGLGEIQHSPIAVQSPYYLSPAAGLRVYDYNPQRARQMLLETGFRYNSQKELLDQDGNRVQFNLLVKSEDQSRIDAAVQIQQDLSQIGIKADMQVVSFNVILQKLLSRRDWDCYVGAFGVPGADVEPNLLSLFWTSQGSFHQFNQGALPGKPPLQGWVVSEWEREIDSLFGAGFKELDQSKRKAIYGRFQQIVAEQLPIFCLVNPISFQAVRERVNPIKFSALGSTFWNIDELKITEK